CGATCGGCTGTCTCCTTCGAGCGCCCGATGGCCTCCGCCAGCTCCTTGGCCTCAATGCTGCCCCCTCTGGCCCGGATCACCTCGAGGGCCTGGGTCAGGTTAGGCGCCAGGGTCAGGCGGGTGGTGGTCTCCTCCACCCGGTGGTGGTGCTCGAGTTGGCTCATGAATCCGGGGGCAGGATTGACCGGGGTCATGACCTGGGGCGTCACCTCGGTCACTGCTTGGGTCATGGGCATGACCGGGGTAGGTCGTCGGGGTTTCGGTTTTGTAACCGGGGTCATGACCTGGGGTGTCGCCTCGGTCACCGCTTGGGACATATGGAGTAGCCCCCCGATGACCTTGCCGATGACCAGCCCGGCCAGGGGAAACGCGCTCGCGGCCAGTAGGGTCAACCACCACTCGAGCCCCCACAACTCTGAGGGGGCTGCCAGCCACATCGAACGCCAGTTGCCGACGAACACGATCAGTAAA
The Meiothermus sp. Pnk-1 genome window above contains:
- a CDS encoding HTH domain-containing protein — its product is MPRLDHTRLIIVALLGIYVLAAVVSTPHLAAFYAQYNGSLPPGIAWSIAVALELFVLSTGMVSRIYQKQEVACYAFWGNIAFLLIVFVGNWRSMWLAAPSELWGLEWWLTLLAASAFPLAGLVIGKVIGGLLHMSQAVTEATPQVMTPVTKPKPRRPTPVMPMTQAVTEVTPQVMTPVNPAPGFMSQLEHHHRVEETTTRLTLAPNLTQALEVIRARGGSIEAKELAEAIGRSKETADRRLAKLRDLGLVEWTGRVWQEVRR